The Rhipicephalus sanguineus isolate Rsan-2018 chromosome 7, BIME_Rsan_1.4, whole genome shotgun sequence genome includes a window with the following:
- the LOC119400206 gene encoding uncharacterized protein LOC119400206, translated as MIPCWKTASTAASMMLLVSTLVGLCPAFVLVHPVGVVPQTQVVYHSPNGQPLVPVGGPGQPPVIYHYGPGGVSPELQPPVVLVRVVPVLPPPNQPPLQPPFIEEVPPVFKNPPPDPEDTPPAKKPKVHGRRGNRPDCPEVDNKKGIAPPPTRKPSKRGRDSQTRKSRRPPAESTTKRPPNKLNRRINPKSERLTNERLTLAKNA; from the exons ATGATACCCTGTTGGAAAACAGCGTCCACGGCGGCTTCCATGATG CTGCTTGTCAGCACACTCGTGGGTCTGTGTCCCGCCTTCGTGCTCGTGCACCCTGTCGGCGTTGTACCCCAGACGCAGGTGGTATACCATTCGCCGAATGGGCAACCTCTGGTGCCCGTGGGCGGTCCAGGACAGCCGCCCGTCATTTACCACTACGGTCCCGGAGGCGTCAG CCCAGAACTGCAGCCTCCCGTCGTACTTGTAAGAGTGGTTCCAGTGCTTCCGCCCCCGAACCAGCCTCCGCTGCAGCCTCCGTTCATCGAGGAAGTGCCACCCGTGTTCAAGAACCCGCCACCAGACCCAGAGGACACTCCACCAGCCAAGAAGCCTAAGGTACACGGACGCCGTGGCAACCGCCCCGACTGTCCCGAGGTGGACAACAAGAAGGGTATCGCACCACCACCAACCCGTAAGCCTTCCAAGAGGGGCCGCGACTCCCAGACCAGGAAGTCCAGGAGGCCACCCGCAGAGTCCACCACCAAGAGGCCACCCAACAAgctcaaccgtcgcatcaacccCAAGAGCGAGCGCTTGACGAACGAGAGGCTAACACTCGCGAAGAACGCTTAA